The following proteins are co-located in the Anomalospiza imberbis isolate Cuckoo-Finch-1a 21T00152 chromosome Z, ASM3175350v1, whole genome shotgun sequence genome:
- the PTGER4 gene encoding prostaglandin E2 receptor EP4 subtype, producing the protein MSFDPTTMPPANGSANGTASGAEGGKPPTIPTVMFIFGVVGNLIAIVVLCKSRKEQKETTFYTLVCGLAVTDLLGTCLVSPVTIATYLQNQWPGGAALCEYSSFILLFFGLSGLSIICAMSIERYLAINHAYFYNHYVDKKLAGLTLFAIYASNVLFCALPSMGLGKSTLQYPYTWCFIDWRTNVSTHAAYSYMYAGFSSFLILVTVICNILVCVALIRMHRQFMRRTSLGTDTTSSRLSDFRRRRSFRRMAGAEIQMVILLIATSLVVVICSIPLLVRVFVNQLYRPESVEDVRQNPDLQAIRIASVNPILDPWIYILLRKTVLSKAIEKIKCLFCRIGGARRQHSGGNFNCGDGRRTSSAVSSQSPSFISRELREISSTSQTLLYPLELSESSVAGRVLLPGPSAGSAQSDTTSLRTLRSSDTSDSSQGHDSESVFLVSEISSGGGASSAPKSGPLQVTFPTETLNLSEKCI; encoded by the exons ATGTCATTCGACCCCACCACCATGCCACCTGCGAACGGCTCCGCCAACGGGACTGCCAGCGGGGCCGAAGGCGGGAAGCCCCCCACTATCCCCACTGTCATGTTCATCTTCGGCGTGGTGGGCAATCTCATAGCCATCGTGGTGCTCTGCAAGTCCAGGAAGGAGCAGAAGGAGACCACTTTCTACACACTGGTCTGTGGACTGGCAGTCACAGATCTCTTGGGGACCTGCCTGGTGAGTCCGGTCACAATTGCCACTTACCTGCAGAACCAATGGCCGGGAGGAGCTGCACTGTGTGAGTACAGCtccttcatcctcctcttctttGGGCTTTCTGGCCTCAGCATTATCTGTGCCATGTCTATAGAGAGGTACCTGGCCATCAACCATGCCTATTTCTACAACCATTACGTAGACAAGAAGCTGGCAGGGCTCACACTCTTTGCCATCTACGCTTCCAACGTATTGTTCTGTGCCCTCCCCAGCATGGGGCTTGGCAAATCTACTTTGCAGTACCCTTACACTTGGTGTTTCATAGACTGGCGAACAAACGTGTCCACCCATGCAGCGTATTCCTACATGTATGCGggcttcagctccttcctgATCCTGGTGACTGTGATCTGCAACATCCTGGTGTGCGTGGCCCTCATTCGCATGCACCGCCAGTTCATGCGACGCACGTCCTTGGGGACAGACACCACCTCCAGCCGTTTATCTGACTTTCGCAGACGCCGGAGCTTCCGTCGGATGGCTGGAGCAGAAATCCAGATGGTTATTCTGCTCATTGCCACTTCCCTGGTAGTGGTCATCTGCTCCATTCCTCTGCTG GTCCGTGTCTTTGTGAACCAGCTGTACCGGCCTGAATCAGTGGAAGATGTCAGGCAAAACCCTGACCTGCAAGCCATCCGCATTGCCTCGGTGAACCCCATTTTGGACCCGTGGATCTACATCCTCCTTCGTAAGACTGTGCTCAGCAAAGCCATTGAAAAGATCAAATGCCTCTTCTGCCGCATTGGAGGGGCTCGGAGGCAGCACTCGGGGGGCAACTTCAACTGCGGGGATGGGCGCAGGACCTCCTCTGCCGTGTCCAGCCAGTCACCCTCCTTCATCTCGCGCGAGCTGAGGGAGatcagcagcacctcccagaCGCTGCTGTACCCTCTGGAGCTGAGTGAGAGCAGCGTCGCGGGCCGCGTGCTGCTCCCGGGCCCCAGCGCTGGCTCTGCTCAGTCCGACACCACGTCCCTAAGGACACTGCGGAGCTCCGACACCTCGGACTCCTCACAGGGACATGACTCCGAGAGCGTCTTCCTGGTGAGCGAAATCAGCTCTGGTGGCGGGGCCAGCTCTGCACCCAAGAGTGGCCCTCTCCAGGTCACCTTTCCCACAGAGACATTGAATTTGTCAGAAAAGTGCATATAG